From the Planifilum fimeticola genome, the window TACCCGAAAATTGTTTCCGGATAAAAATAGCCGTAAAATATAATATATGTCAATGCCGAATCAGTTGTGTAAAAAACATCGTCCATCCTCGCAAACATCCGCCTTTTCGAGGCATTTCGGGGACCGTCAAAAAACGGCATTGACCCCACGTCCGGTCAACTTGAAAACCGCCGGTCGTCACGCTCTTCGTCGGTCCGGATCCCGACTTCTTCACCAAGTATGTCAAGGGTTTTCGGGATTTTGGGATACAAAAATGCGGGGAATCCAAGGGATTGCGAACGAATCGCAAACCTTCACTCCGCCAAAGCGTTTTTATCCTTACCCCTAATATAGAAGCCGCCCCATTTCCGGAGGCTTCTTTTTGCGTGTTCGCGGCAGAATGGCGTCCATCTGCCTTCGGGAAATCCTTTTTCGGAATGTTGACAGGAAATGAAAAAATGCGGATGATGATTTCAAATGAAGCGAATGAAAGGATGGAGGCTGGCATGAGATCCGGCCCTTGCTTCATCTGCAAAAAACACCGCGGGGAAGTGCAGGGGGAGATCGGCCCACTCTGGGAAGATGAGCACTTGTACATCTATCATGCGCCTTTTTTGGGAAAGGAGAAGGTCTACTCGGGTCATCTGATGATCGAGACGAAGCGGCATCTCCCGGGTTGGGGGGAGCTCACCGATGCGGAGGCCCGGGCCGTAGGGCTGTGGATCAACCGCCTGGCCGCCGCCCTGAAGGCCTCCGAGGGGGCGGAACACGTCTATTCCTTTGTGATGGGGCACAACGTTCCCCATTTGCACGTCCACGTGGTTCCGCGGTATCCGGGTACGCCCAGGGAATACTGGGGAGTGCGGGTCAACGAGTGGCCGGAAGCACCGCGGGGAGGACTCCGGGAAATCGAGGAATTGGTCGACCGGTTGAGAAAATGGCTGAAGGACGATCATTGACAGCCCGTCGCTTTATGAAGTGGAGCATGATGACTCAGGCCGGGGATCACCCCGGCTTTCAAAGTGTTTTCGAAGCGAATCGCGATTTTCCGTCCGGATCGTTCCGGAACCTTCGCGATATGACGAAGGTTTTTGTGCGCGGCGCCATTCTTCAGGGCGGAATCAATCCAAAATCTCTGCAGGATGATTGGAGAGAGACAAATGAAAGAATTGATCATCATCAGACATGGGCAATCAGAGCATCACGTCAAAGGGATCACTGGCGGTTGGTCTGATTTGCCGTTGACAAAATTTGGGCGTCAACAGGCTGTCGCCACCGGTTACCGCCTTAAGGAAATGTTGGTTGGTCGGGAATATCGGTTTTATTCCAGCGATCTTAAGAGGGCGCTTGAGACAGCCCAAATCATTGGCAACATCATCGGAAAAGAACCACAGGTTGAATGGGAGCTCCGCGAATTGAACAACGGAATAGCCAAAAACTTAACTTTAGAGGAGGCGCATGCGATTGAAAACCCGTTTTCCGAACCGGCAATCGACTGGATTCCCTATGCAGAAGGGGAAAGTTGGCGCATGATGCATCACCGCATATGTCGATTCATGAATCGGATACAAGATGAACAGGAAGATCTTGCAGTCATGGTGTCACACTCCAATTCGATGATATGTATCATTAACCATTGGCTAGGGATCCACGAAGACCATCATCTGGCAAACATTATGTATGAGCTTGAACCATGCTGTATCGTTCAGCTGAGACAGGATAAACACGGCTGTCGCACGATAGTCAGGTTGAACGACACATCGCATCTGGAAACTTTGCCACAAAAGTTTCATCCACGGGATAGGTGAACACGGCAATACCATCACCCTGTTGAAAGAATGTGAATCCCGATTTTCCCGCGAACATGTCCGGTTTCACTTGTTTCATGGGCTTTGACGATTTCATCCAGAGAAAAAACCTGGGTCACAACGGGTTGAATGATTTCTTTTTCCAACAATGCGGCAATCTCCGCCAACTGTTTTCCATCCGGCTGCCTGCCCGTTTGTATTGCTCAGCCAAATTTGCATCCGGAAATCCGATGATGGAGACAATCTTTCAATTTCCTCCCAATTTATTAATCAAAAATCCCCGTTGCATCGGCAGGCAGATTTCGCACCCGTTTCAGGTATTTCGTCATGTTGGCATCGTCATCCGCCGGGTATGGAAACGAAAGGGCATCCGCCACCTCCTTGGCCAGGGTTCGAAACAGACTGCAGGCGGCGAAGACGGAATCCCAGAAGTTGTCGAGATCTGCGTCGGAATAGGTGGCGCGATACATATCCCAGTACGGTGTCGGAAGATACTTTTTGAAGTACTTTCCCATCTTTCCCATTGAAACCCGAAAGTCGCGTCTCGTCCCGATCCACCAGGAAACCATCTCGTCCAGTTCCAACCTGACCACCGATTCAAACATGTGTTTTGCATAGGGCAATTCATCGCGCCAGATTCCCTTCGCGACGTTTTGCAGACACCACCAAAAATTGTTGCAGCATCTCAGGAAGTGTTGCTCTGTCGGCCTTTTCACGTGATATTCGGAATCTGTCGGAGGGGGGACGGGCGGGAGACAACCGTCTTTATCCATCAGCGGGACGGCCAGCTTGTCCTTTCCGTATTCCTCCCGCATCGCTTCTTTTGTTTGAAGGCGAAGATCCAACCGATTTCCATCCGCAAAGAGCATGAGATAGGCGTAGGAGCGGTCAAAATCCACATTGACATCCAGCTTGTCATTTTTGTCGGGCTCCTGCAGCATGAGCAAATCCCCAAAAACGCGAATCCAGTTTTTCTCCCTGATGAGGGAGGCGGTTTCCTCCACGACATAAACCACATCATAATCCTGGAAAATATCCTTGGGAGCATCGGGATTGGCCCTTGAACCCGTCATGTAGACCGCCCGGATCCGTTCATCCCGTTGAGCCACGCCCAAAATCAGGTCCATCATTTCCTTTTCGCTTCTCAAGCCGATTCCCCCCTGCGTCCCCGATAGACTTTTTTCTTCTTCTCGTCAGTTGATTTTTCCCCTGTTTCTGCGGCAAATGACGGGGAATCCGTTCTGTCCCTTTTTGCCGTGAAACGCGTCGCTGAAGGACGCGGTCGACGAGGACGGAATCGTCAGTTCTCCGAGAGAAGGAACAATATCCCATCCGGATCATAGGATATAAAGGCACGGGCCCATAGGGGAACGGGTTGTGCGGAAACTAGGATTCGGGCGATGGGAGGTTGGTGTCCATGTGCGGAATTGCGGGCTGGATCGACTGGGAGAAACCTGTGAGTCGGGAGCGCTCCGTTCTGAAGGAGATGAACCAGGCGATGGCCTGTCGGGGGCCGGATGACGAGGGGATTTGGCTTTCCAAACACGCGGCGCTGGTCCACCGGCGGTTGGTGGTGATCGATCCGGAGGGAGGAGCGCAGCCGATGGTTCGCCGCTACGGCGGCCGGACCTACGTGATCACCTACAACGGCGAATTGTACAACATGCCGGAACTGCGCAGGGAATTGGAGACGCGGGGACACGTGCTGACCTCCCGTTCCGATACCGAGTTGATTCTGGCCGCCTATGCGGAGTGGGGGGTGGACTGCCCCCGGCACCTCAACGGGATCTTTGCCTTCGCCATCTGGGACGATGCTTCGCAGTCCCTGTATGCCGCCCGGGACCGGATCGGGGTGAAACCCCTGTTTTTCGCCCGCAGGGGTGACGGATTGATTTTCGGTTCGGAACTGAAGGCGATCTTGGCTCATCCTGCGGTTCGTCCGGAAGTGGATGAGGAGGGACTGGCGGAGGTTTTGGCGATGGGACCGGGAAGGACGCCGGGACACGGGGTCTTCCGCGGGGTGGAGGAGCTCCGGCCGGGGTTCTGGCTGCGCTTCGACCGGAACGGCCTCCAAATCCAGTCCTACTGGAAGCTGGTCAGCCACGCCCATCCGGAGGACCTGGACACCACCGTGGAGCGGGTGCGGGAACTGTTTCAGGACTCGGTCCGCCGGCAATTGGTTTCGGATGTGCCGGTGGGAGCGATGCTCTCCGGCGGTTTGGATTCCAGCTCCATTTCCGCGACGATGGCCAAGGTGTTTGAAGAGGAGGGGAAAGGGCCGCTCCACACCTTTTCCGTCGATTACGCCGGGAATGAAGAATATTTTCGTCCCAACGAGTTTCAACCCAATTCCGACGCCCCCTGGGTGCGCCGGATGGCGGAGCATCTCGGTTCCGTCCATCATACGGTCATCATCGACACGGAAGAGCTGGCCTCCGCACTGATTCCCGCGATGCGCGCCCGGGATCTTCCGGGAATGACCGATGTGGATTCTTCCCTGTATCTCTTCAGCCGGGAGATCAAAAAAGAGGTGACGGTGATCCTTTCCGGCGAGTGCGCCGATGAGGTCTTCGGCGGCTACCCGTGGTTTCACCGGGAGGAATTGATCCGGGCGGAAACCTTTCCCTGGTCCCGGCTGATCCGGGATCGAATCCGCTTTTTCTCTCCGGAGGTGGTTTCCCGGATTCGGGCGGAGGAGTACGTGGCGGACCGGTACCGGGAGGCCCTGGAGGAAGTTCCGCGGCTGCCCGGAGAGACGCCGAGGGAAGCGCGGATGCGCGAACTGTTTTATCTCTGCCTGACCCGTTGGATGCCGGTCCTGCTGGACCGGAAAGACCGGATGAGCATGGCGTTCGGCCTGGAGGTGCGGGTTCCCTTCTGCGATCACCGGCTGGTGGAATATGTGTGGAACGTCCCCTGGTCGATGAAGAGCTGCGATGGACGGGAAAAGGGTTTGCTGCGGAGGGCCGTGTCGGATTTGCTTCCGGAGGATGTGCGGATGCGGCGCAAGAGCCCCTTCCCGAAAACCCACAATCCCGCCTATCTGGAAGCGGTGCGAAGCGAGGCCCTGCGCCGGATTGAGGATCCGGCCTCTCCACTCCGGGATATCCTCCATGTGGAGGAAATCCGCCGCTTTGCAGATCGCAGGGATCTCGGGGAACTGCATCTCCCCTGGTTCGGCCAGCTGATGAACGTGCCTCAGCTGTTTGCCTATTTCATCCAGTTGGATGCCTGGATGAGGGAGTACGGCGTGGTGATTCGTTGAAGGCGGTGGATAGACCCGATTCTTCTTTGTCGCCTCTCTTCGGAGAGGCTTTTTTGTGGCCGCGTGGATGGATGGAGTATAATGGAACGCAGCAGAGTACGCGGGAAGGATTATGTGTGATCCATCCGGATGCGCCGGGGGAATTTGAAGGGAGAGGAAGCTGTGAAACCCATTTTATGGATCGGCATCGCGCCAGGCGCTGATTTATACGCCTAGGCGCTCTTTTAATGCCTGTTGGAGGACATGGGAAAAGTTGATTTTTTCTTCTTCGGCCAAGTCATTCAGCCATTTGGGGATGGTTAGGGTTTTCTTAACAGCTCGCGTGTCCAGTTCTTTGCGGACTGGTTTCATATTGACGCTTACCAGCACGACGATGCCTTTTTCTCCATCCTCTAAATAGTCTTCAAGACGAAGGTCTTTAATTGGAGTGGGATCCGGGATCTCGTCTCCATCTTCTTCCATGCTATAGAGGTGGAGGCCCAGCGCTTCCTGCGCCATTTTATATGCATGGTCCTCATCATCGCCGTGGGATACGCACCCCGGCAGATCCGGGAAAGTAACACCGATTCCTGGGCTATCGTCGTAGTGAAAGATCGCCGGATATACGTAGATGTCTTTCTTCTTCATCGCATACACTCCTTTGGGTTGGATTGAAGGGAAGGACCGGGGTCAGAGGAGTTTGACCCCGGATTGTCGTTCGATGCCTCGGATGGTTCCCTTTTTTAGGTTCTTTACTGGGTGCGGGACGGTGACCTTTCCTGGTTTTACTGGGTGCTTGAAGTGGTGGTGGTCACCTTTGACCTTGACGAGATACCAACCATCATCCTTTAGTTTCTTGATAACCTCCCTTGATGATAACGGTATTTGGTATCCCTCCCTTCAATTACATTATAACACGTATTAAATACGTGTCAATGGGTGTATGAGATTTTTTCAGGCGGTGTGATCCGATGCAATTGTCTTGTGAGGTGGAGTTTATTCAGACTTTTGAAGACGGCGGCCAAGTGGAAGGCCGGGACTTGGAGACCGGCGAGGTGGTCACATACAAGGTGTACAAGTCAGGTCAAAAGTATCTGCGGTTGGTGACGGGGATCGGTGACCTTTATTTTCGCGTCGAGCCGTTTCTTTGTCTCAAGGCAAATTGCGGTATGGAATCGCAATTGAAGGGAGAATCGCCTAGAAGGTAGGCGACTGCGATGATTTGACTGTTAGTCCCTTCCCGTGTTACAATACGGACGAACTTGTCCGCCTGTTTTCGGCGGAGGAATGCGTGTCAACAACGAGGCCGCGCGCGCATATAGCTAATACGGAAAAATGCTTTGCGCTCCATGACGCGCGCCCGTAGCTCAGCAGGATAGAGCAGCGGTTTCCTAAACCGCGTGTCGGAGGTTCGAGTCCTCTCGGGCGCACCATCCGTGCAAAGCGATCGAGCCTTTCTCCCTTTGGGGAGGGGCTCGTTTTTTGTTCCCTGGAGGGACGAAGAAAAACGGAGTGATTCCGATTTACAAGGCGGCGATCATGGGATATAATGATCCATGATTGTTTCATGATCAGCGTTTTTATGTTGGAGACAAAGGGATGAATCGGATTGAATCCGGTTTTTTCTCTCGGAGGTAGGATCAGGGAAGAAGGGTTGTGCCATGCGTGAAGCGGTTCTTCGCCTGTCCGGGGTTACCTTTTCCTACGATCGCCACCCCGTTTTGGAAGGGATCGATCTGGAGGTGGCCGCCGGGGAATTTCTCGGCTTGATCGGGCCGAACGGTTCGGGAAAATCGACACTCGTCCAGCTGTCCCTCGGCCGTCTGTCTCCGGATGCCGGAAGCGTTTATCTGTTCGGCGAGCCGGTGGAGAAGTTTCGAAAGTGGCACCGGATCGGGTATGTGTCCCAAAAGTCCAACAGCTTCAACCTGGGGTTCCCGGCGACGGTATACGAGGTGGTGGCCAGCGGCCTCACCGGCAAGCTCGGCCTGTTTCGCCGGATCGGAAAGAAGGAACGGGCCTTGATCCGGGACACCCTGGAGCGGCTGGGGTTGTCCGACATTGCCGGGGCCAACATCGGGCGCCTGTCCGGCGGGCAGCAACAGCGCACCTTCATCGCCCGTGCGCTGGTGAGTCGTCCCGAGCTGTTGATTCTGGACGAACCGACGGTGGGAGTCGATGCGGAATCGGTGAATCAGTTTTATCGGCTGCTCGATCGGCTTCACCGGGAGGAGGATCTGACGATCCTGCTGATCACGCACGATATCGATGAAATCACCGCCGCGGTGGATCGGATTGCCCTGTTGAACCGGCGAATCCGTTTTTGCGGGACTCCGCAGGAGTTTGCCGCCCGTCGCGGGGAGGTCTTGTGGGTGGAAGATGGGAGGGACGTTTCGCATGCTTCGCGCGTCCCAGGGGAAGAAATCCGAGTTTGAGTCTGACCGTTCCGGGAAAGGGGGCAGTGCGGCAAAGCGCGAACGGGATGTGGGAAATGATCCTGAACTACGATTTCATGCGGAGGGCGGTGCTGGCGGGGCTCATTGTCGGCTTGATTTCCCCGCTGGTGGGGATTTTTCTGGTGGTGCGCCGCCTTTCTCTGATCGCCGACGCCCTGGCTCACGTCACCCTGTCCGGAGTGGCCGCCGGGCTGTTGTTGCAGAAACATGTCCCCCTTTTTCAACAGGTCAGCCCTCTCCATGTGGGAATGGTCTTCTCCATCGGCGGAGCGATGTTTGTGGAGCAGCTGCGCCGCCTTTACCGGACCTACCAGGAGTTGGCCATCCCGGTGGTCCTCTCCGGGGGGATCGGACTCGGCGTGGTCCTGATCAGCGCCGCCGACGGGTTTAACGTTGACGTGGCCGGTTATCTCTTCGGGAGCATCCTGGCCGTCGGGGAGGACGAGCTCTGGTGGATGATCGCGGCGGCCGGGCTGGTTCTGGCCGTGATTTATCTCTTTTACAAGGAGCTGTTCGCCCTTTCCTTCGATGAGGAAAGTGCGGTGATCTCGGGGATTCCCCACCGGTGGATCAATCTGCTCTTTTCCTTCGCGGTGGCCCTCGTCATCGCCGCCTCGATCCGCGTCGTCGGCATTTTGCTGGTATCCGCCCTGATGACCCTCCCCGTCGCCTCCGCCCTGCAGATCTCGGGCAGTTTTCGGCGGACGATCCTTTATTCCCTGCTGTTCTCCGAGTCGGCCGTGCTGTGCGGGCTGGCGGCCGCCTACTATCTGGACTGGTCGTCGGGGGGGACCATTGTCCTCGTTTCCGTGCTGATCCTGGTTTCGATCCTCGCGGCCAAACGGATTCGGCGCCTTCTGATCTTGAAATCCCGGCAGTCTGATGTTTGAATAGGAGAAAAGGTGGATTTTCTCCCCGCGGGGGAATGGATATGGAGTGGGAGCCTTTGCAGGATGGGAGCGATACCCGGTGGATTACGGTGAAGCCCTGGAACGGTTGAAAAGCAAAGGGTACAAATATACGGGAAAGCGGGAGTCGATCGTCCGGCTGTTTGCCAAGCAAGATCGATACCTGTCGGCCAAAGAGGTGCAAAGCTGCCTGTCGAAGGATTACCCGGGACTCAGCCTCGACACCGTTTATCGGAATTTATCCCTGTTCGAGAAACTGGGCATCCTGGAGGGGACGGAATGGGAAGGGGAGCGGCGCTACCGGTTTCGGTGCGAAGAGGACCGGCACCATCACCATCTGATCTGCACCGAGTGCGGCAGGACCCGGACGATTCACATCTGTCCGATGAACGCCATTCTGGGCAAACCCGAAGATTTTGAGATCACGGGGCACAAGTTTGAAATCTACGGCCGCTGCGCCGAGTGCGGGAACCAGTGATCTCGCGGTCCCCGAGTATCAGGAGCGAACAGGGCGGTGAAGGATTTGGAACAAGGGTTGTCCGCCGATGAGCGGTGGATGAAGGAAGCGCTGGAGGAGGCCAAAAAAGCTGCGGAGATCGGCGAAGTGCCCATCGGCGCGGTGATTGTCCGGGATGGGGACATCGTGGGGAGGGGCCACAACCGCCGGGAAACGGACCGGGATCCCACGGCCCATGCCGAGATGATCGCCATCCGGGAGGCGGCGGAGCGGCTGGGCGGTTGGAGGCTGATCGGCTGCAGCCTCTACGTCACCTTGGAACCGTGTCCCATGTGCGCCGGGGCCATCCTCCAGTCCCGGATCGAACGGGTGGTTTTCGGAGCATCCGATCCCAAGGGGGGATGTGCCGGAACGCTGATGAACCTGCTGACGGACGGACGGTTCAACCATCAGGCTCAGGTGGTACCCGGGGTGTTGGCCGAGGAGGGCGGATCGCTTCTCACGAACTTTTTCCGGGGGCTGCGCGGAGGAAGCCGCAAAGGGAACGGATGAATCCTTTTGCCTCTGTTTCCCTCTTGACGTCCGGCGATGATTGCTTTTATAATATGAAATTGTCCCGGGCAATACGCGCACTGGGGATTTTCACATGCCGTGGAGAGGTGTCCGAGTGGTTGAAGGAGGCGGTCTCGAAAACCGTTGTACGGGCAACCCCCGTACCGTGGGTTCGAATCCCACCCTCTCCGCCATATCAAGGTTTTTCGGCATTCAGGTGACGAGACCGAAACCCAGGAATTGGTTAATTGCAAACGAATTGCAAACCTTTACTTGACTAAAGCATCCTGTCACCGAAAAAGAAGTCGTCCAGCTTTTGGGCGGCTTCTTTTTTTGTGCAAACAACATCCGACCCCTACCGTAGAGGATTACGGACCTCGGTCCGAGTCGGATAAGGAGGCGGTTTGCTACAATCGAACCTGCACGGAGGACTACTTGGAAGGCGGTGTGGGGAGGATTCCCGTCACAAAACGCTCCAAACTGGACTGTCGGGGAAAGGGGAATTCTGATGAATCGGGACACGGATCGAAATTTAGGTCCAAGATGGATCGTCATAACGCTGCTGGCCGTTGGAGTCGGCGGAGTGCTTTATTTCGGCTGGCCGTTTTTTTCAGCGATGGGTGATCCAAAACAAGTGGAGCGGTGGATCCTTGATGCCGGTGCCTGGGGACCCGCCATGTTCATCCTGCTGCAAATCGCCCAGATGTTGATCGCCCCGCTCCCCGGCCAAATTACGGCATTGATTGGCGGATACCTATTCGGTTCTTGGATCGGGCTTTTGTATACCATGATCGGTGCGATGATGGGATCCGCCCTCATTTTCGCATTTGCCCGGAAGCTGGGAAGGCCCTTCGTGATTCGTTTCGTGCGCCCCCATTTGCTCCGGAAATTCGACCATCTGACCAGGGAAAAAGGCGCATTTGTCTTTTTTCTGATGTACCTCCTCCCGGGCTTCCCCGACGACATTCTTTCGTTTATTGCAGGGCTTACCCTCATCCCGGTTCGCCGGTTGCTATTGATCTCCCTGGTCGGCCGTTTGCCGGAAAATGCCGTCCTCAGTTTTACCGGGAGCGCAATCACGTTTGAAAATATCAATCTCCTGCTGGTCACTTTGGCTGCGATCCTCCTCATTTATGTGTACATCTGGTCGAAAAGGGGATGGATTCGAAAATTTGCAGAGCATCCGGATCGGATCGCGTTCTTGAAACAAACCTGGGCCGCCAAGAAAGTGAACATCCTCATCACGGCTTGCATCGCGGTTGTCCTGGCGATTCTGATGTTCCAATTGGCCGCGTCCGGTCCCATTTACAGTACAAACGGCAGTGGATAAAGGAGGACCAAGCGCTTATAATCCTAAATTGTGTCTCCGCTTCGCTCCCCCGAATAAAATTTTTCCGCCGGGTGCCCCCTTTGAAAAGCTTCCGCCCCGGAGGGCCATCCGGTCCGTGAACCATTTTCCATTTGTAGCGGATGGGGATGTGTGTTAAAATATTAGATGCCGTGCTAGACGGGGAGCTCGCGGTGCCCTGTAACCCGTAATCCGCGATAACGGGGTCGATGCCTGTCCGAGGTCCTTTTCGTGTGGGGTCCGGACCGTTTCAGGAGGCGCTGACGATCGG encodes:
- a CDS encoding HIT family protein; the protein is MRSGPCFICKKHRGEVQGEIGPLWEDEHLYIYHAPFLGKEKVYSGHLMIETKRHLPGWGELTDAEARAVGLWINRLAAALKASEGAEHVYSFVMGHNVPHLHVHVVPRYPGTPREYWGVRVNEWPEAPRGGLREIEELVDRLRKWLKDDH
- a CDS encoding histidine phosphatase family protein; the encoded protein is MKELIIIRHGQSEHHVKGITGGWSDLPLTKFGRQQAVATGYRLKEMLVGREYRFYSSDLKRALETAQIIGNIIGKEPQVEWELRELNNGIAKNLTLEEAHAIENPFSEPAIDWIPYAEGESWRMMHHRICRFMNRIQDEQEDLAVMVSHSNSMICIINHWLGIHEDHHLANIMYELEPCCIVQLRQDKHGCRTIVRLNDTSHLETLPQKFHPRDR
- a CDS encoding zinc-binding dehydrogenase; amino-acid sequence: MQTGRQPDGKQLAEIAALLEKEIIQPVVTQVFSLDEIVKAHETSETGHVRGKIGIHILSTG
- a CDS encoding aminoglycoside 6-adenylyltransferase, producing the protein MRSEKEMMDLILGVAQRDERIRAVYMTGSRANPDAPKDIFQDYDVVYVVEETASLIREKNWIRVFGDLLMLQEPDKNDKLDVNVDFDRSYAYLMLFADGNRLDLRLQTKEAMREEYGKDKLAVPLMDKDGCLPPVPPPTDSEYHVKRPTEQHFLRCCNNFWWCLQNVAKGIWRDELPYAKHMFESVVRLELDEMVSWWIGTRRDFRVSMGKMGKYFKKYLPTPYWDMYRATYSDADLDNFWDSVFAACSLFRTLAKEVADALSFPYPADDDANMTKYLKRVRNLPADATGIFD
- the asnB gene encoding asparagine synthase (glutamine-hydrolyzing), with amino-acid sequence MCGIAGWIDWEKPVSRERSVLKEMNQAMACRGPDDEGIWLSKHAALVHRRLVVIDPEGGAQPMVRRYGGRTYVITYNGELYNMPELRRELETRGHVLTSRSDTELILAAYAEWGVDCPRHLNGIFAFAIWDDASQSLYAARDRIGVKPLFFARRGDGLIFGSELKAILAHPAVRPEVDEEGLAEVLAMGPGRTPGHGVFRGVEELRPGFWLRFDRNGLQIQSYWKLVSHAHPEDLDTTVERVRELFQDSVRRQLVSDVPVGAMLSGGLDSSSISATMAKVFEEEGKGPLHTFSVDYAGNEEYFRPNEFQPNSDAPWVRRMAEHLGSVHHTVIIDTEELASALIPAMRARDLPGMTDVDSSLYLFSREIKKEVTVILSGECADEVFGGYPWFHREELIRAETFPWSRLIRDRIRFFSPEVVSRIRAEEYVADRYREALEEVPRLPGETPREARMRELFYLCLTRWMPVLLDRKDRMSMAFGLEVRVPFCDHRLVEYVWNVPWSMKSCDGREKGLLRRAVSDLLPEDVRMRRKSPFPKTHNPAYLEAVRSEALRRIEDPASPLRDILHVEEIRRFADRRDLGELHLPWFGQLMNVPQLFAYFIQLDAWMREYGVVIR
- a CDS encoding type II toxin-antitoxin system HicB family antitoxin, with translation MKKKDIYVYPAIFHYDDSPGIGVTFPDLPGCVSHGDDEDHAYKMAQEALGLHLYSMEEDGDEIPDPTPIKDLRLEDYLEDGEKGIVVLVSVNMKPVRKELDTRAVKKTLTIPKWLNDLAEEEKINFSHVLQQALKERLGV
- a CDS encoding type II toxin-antitoxin system HicA family toxin — its product is MPLSSREVIKKLKDDGWYLVKVKGDHHHFKHPVKPGKVTVPHPVKNLKKGTIRGIERQSGVKLL
- a CDS encoding metal ABC transporter ATP-binding protein: MREAVLRLSGVTFSYDRHPVLEGIDLEVAAGEFLGLIGPNGSGKSTLVQLSLGRLSPDAGSVYLFGEPVEKFRKWHRIGYVSQKSNSFNLGFPATVYEVVASGLTGKLGLFRRIGKKERALIRDTLERLGLSDIAGANIGRLSGGQQQRTFIARALVSRPELLILDEPTVGVDAESVNQFYRLLDRLHREEDLTILLITHDIDEITAAVDRIALLNRRIRFCGTPQEFAARRGEVLWVEDGRDVSHASRVPGEEIRV
- a CDS encoding metal ABC transporter permease, whose amino-acid sequence is MWEMILNYDFMRRAVLAGLIVGLISPLVGIFLVVRRLSLIADALAHVTLSGVAAGLLLQKHVPLFQQVSPLHVGMVFSIGGAMFVEQLRRLYRTYQELAIPVVLSGGIGLGVVLISAADGFNVDVAGYLFGSILAVGEDELWWMIAAAGLVLAVIYLFYKELFALSFDEESAVISGIPHRWINLLFSFAVALVIAASIRVVGILLVSALMTLPVASALQISGSFRRTILYSLLFSESAVLCGLAAAYYLDWSSGGTIVLVSVLILVSILAAKRIRRLLILKSRQSDV
- a CDS encoding Fur family transcriptional regulator — its product is MDYGEALERLKSKGYKYTGKRESIVRLFAKQDRYLSAKEVQSCLSKDYPGLSLDTVYRNLSLFEKLGILEGTEWEGERRYRFRCEEDRHHHHLICTECGRTRTIHICPMNAILGKPEDFEITGHKFEIYGRCAECGNQ
- the tadA gene encoding tRNA adenosine(34) deaminase TadA is translated as MKDLEQGLSADERWMKEALEEAKKAAEIGEVPIGAVIVRDGDIVGRGHNRRETDRDPTAHAEMIAIREAAERLGGWRLIGCSLYVTLEPCPMCAGAILQSRIERVVFGASDPKGGCAGTLMNLLTDGRFNHQAQVVPGVLAEEGGSLLTNFFRGLRGGSRKGNG
- a CDS encoding TVP38/TMEM64 family protein; this encodes MNRDTDRNLGPRWIVITLLAVGVGGVLYFGWPFFSAMGDPKQVERWILDAGAWGPAMFILLQIAQMLIAPLPGQITALIGGYLFGSWIGLLYTMIGAMMGSALIFAFARKLGRPFVIRFVRPHLLRKFDHLTREKGAFVFFLMYLLPGFPDDILSFIAGLTLIPVRRLLLISLVGRLPENAVLSFTGSAITFENINLLLVTLAAILLIYVYIWSKRGWIRKFAEHPDRIAFLKQTWAAKKVNILITACIAVVLAILMFQLAASGPIYSTNGSG